One Centroberyx gerrardi isolate f3 chromosome 2, fCenGer3.hap1.cur.20231027, whole genome shotgun sequence DNA window includes the following coding sequences:
- the rx3 gene encoding retinal homeobox protein Rx3, whose product MWLLGSSSQVMMDERLSPSARFVQSPGNPSRVHSIEAILGFKDDNIFHKSASYSMTEKAVVKDTARNGNVIVTPMKKGHHSESFDSVCCTSTSEVPVCPDSPDGDGKLSDDENPKKKHRRNRTTFTTFQLHELERAFEKSHYPDVYSREELALKVNLPEVRVQVWFQNRRAKWRRQEKLEVSSIKLQDTPSSLLSFSRSPTNSLGSGLQLDPWLTAPIATSTSLQSLPGFISASQGLPGSYTPPPPPSMPSSLPTSFLNSPALGHGPHLPHIGSMCPPPPAYQCSSDPRNSSIASLRMKAKEHIQSIGKSW is encoded by the exons ATGTGGCTTCTTGGATCATCTTCCCAAGTTATGATGGACGAGCGCCTGTCGCCCTCTGCGCGTTTCGTCCAGAGCCCGGGGAACCCCTCCAGAGTCCACAGCATAGAGGCAATATTGGGATTTAAAGATGACAACATCTTTCATAAATCAGCCTCCTACAGCATGACAGAAAAAGCGGTCGTGAAAGACACTGCGCGTAACGGGAATGTAATTGTAACCCCAATGAAGAAAGGCCATCATTCAGAAAGTTTTGACA GTGTGTGTTGCACCAGCACTTCTGAAGTTCCAGTGTGTCCCGACTCACCTGACGGAGACGGTAAACTGTCTGATGATGAAAACCCCAAGAAGAAACACCGTCGGAACCGGACCACATTCACCACCTTCCAGCTCCACGAGCTTGAGAGAGCTTTCGAAAAGTCCCATTACCCGGACGTGTACAGCAGAGAGGAGCTGGCCCTGAAGGTCAACCTGCCGGAGGTCCGAGTGCAG GTGTGGTTCCAAAACCGACGGGCCAAGTGGCGGCGCCAGGAGAAGCTGGAGGTGAGCTCCATCAAGCTCCAGGACACTCCTTCCTCTTTGCTGTCCTTCAGCCGCTCCCCCACCAACTCCCTGGGCTCCGGCCTGCAGTTGGATCCCTGGCTCACCGCCCCGATcgccacctccacctccctgcaATCACTCCCCGGCTTCATCAGCGCGTCGCAGGGCCTCCCGGGCAGttacaccccccctcctcctccatccatgCCCTCTTCCTTGCCTACCTCCTTTCTCAACTCCCCAGCCCTGGGACACGGCCCTCATCTGCCCCACATAGGCTCTATGTGTCCCCCGCCCCCGGCATACCAGTGTTCATCCGACCCAAGGAACTCCAGTATTGCCTCACTGAGGATGAAGGCCAAGGAACACATCCAGTCTATTGGGAAATCTTGGTAA